From one Paenibacillus sp. FSL K6-1330 genomic stretch:
- a CDS encoding VWA domain-containing protein, translating to MSCIPEPNQISRWRLILGQSAEPQLAGYSPGGSIQLSEEEMIMDRALAAIYDNTDGGAEAGSAAAGQRAAGQGKSAPRLAQWLGDVRSFFPEDVVSIIQNDAMERKGWKQLLFEPEVLATVKPDIQLVGTLLSLKGKIPEKTKDTARLLVKAVVDELVQRLQEDIRRAVTGALNRRQHTPLPSLSGIDWKRTIQRNLKNYDADRKQIVPERFYYFDRARRSKEWTVIVDIDQSGSMAESVIWASVIGSIFASIPSLDTRVVVFDTEVVDLTEQCANDPVDMLFGIQLGGGTDIHKSVAYCEQFIDEPKKTLFIIISDLYEGGNQAGLIRRMRELREAGVKTMCLLALSDEGKPFYDEQVAKLLSRDGTPCFACTPALLPQLVEGALKGHDLAELAKRLGTKGI from the coding sequence ATGAGCTGCATACCGGAACCAAACCAAATATCACGTTGGCGGCTCATTCTGGGCCAGTCGGCTGAACCTCAGCTGGCGGGCTACAGCCCCGGAGGGAGCATACAGCTGTCGGAGGAAGAGATGATTATGGACCGTGCGCTGGCCGCGATTTATGATAATACGGACGGCGGAGCGGAAGCGGGAAGTGCGGCCGCGGGGCAGCGGGCAGCCGGGCAAGGAAAGTCGGCTCCCCGGCTTGCGCAGTGGCTGGGGGATGTCCGCTCCTTTTTTCCCGAAGACGTGGTGTCCATTATCCAGAATGATGCCATGGAACGAAAGGGCTGGAAGCAGCTGCTGTTTGAACCGGAGGTTCTGGCTACGGTCAAGCCGGATATACAGCTGGTTGGCACGCTGCTGTCCCTGAAAGGCAAGATTCCCGAGAAAACCAAGGATACGGCGCGCCTGCTGGTGAAGGCGGTTGTGGATGAGCTTGTCCAGCGTCTGCAGGAAGATATTCGCCGGGCTGTGACAGGTGCCTTGAACCGCAGACAGCATACACCGCTTCCTTCGCTCAGCGGTATTGACTGGAAGCGGACGATACAGCGAAATCTGAAAAATTATGATGCGGACCGCAAGCAGATCGTGCCGGAGCGTTTTTATTATTTTGACAGGGCAAGACGGAGCAAAGAATGGACCGTTATCGTGGATATCGACCAGAGCGGTTCCATGGCGGAATCCGTGATCTGGGCTTCCGTTATCGGATCCATATTTGCAAGCATACCCTCGCTCGACACCCGTGTGGTCGTATTCGATACGGAGGTCGTTGACCTGACGGAGCAGTGTGCCAATGATCCGGTGGATATGTTATTCGGTATCCAGCTCGGCGGCGGCACGGATATTCATAAATCGGTCGCTTACTGCGAGCAGTTTATTGATGAACCGAAAAAAACGCTGTTTATCATCATTTCGGATCTGTATGAAGGCGGCAATCAAGCCGGGCTGATCCGGCGAATGCGTGAACTGCGGGAAGCGGGAGTCAAGACGATGTGTCTCCTCGCATTATCCGACGAGGGAAAACCGTTCTATGATGAGCAGGTAGCCAAATTACTGTCCAGAGACGGGACACCTTGCTTTGCGTGCACCCCTGCACTTCTACCGCAGCTGGTGGAAGGCGCCCTTAAAGGGCATGATCTGGCGGAATTAGCGAAGAGGTTAGGCACCAAGGGGATATGA
- a CDS encoding DUF5682 family protein produces MNAAGIHVFGVRHLSPAGAKHVLDFLDEINPTAVLIEGPADASGEIRHLTQATTKPPIAILAFTEELPVRTILWPFAVYSPEYQAMRWAQKRGAYAAFIDLPSSTAVCMQELRRSSEGEADGEELGGEDHGSGSGPAEPMDESRPDEKSVYELIAELAGEYDYDMYWERSYEHNLSEGSYRKSISAFSMQMRELSEEKERREDTVEYAYNAVRESYMRRQIVEAIAAGHNPERIVVVCGAYHASALSELSSPMSDEDLNQLPSRITKLTLMPYSYYKLSSISGYGAGNIAPHYFEMMWERMKEGSLAELPHHYLSMVAGSMRKNGTHRSTAEVIEAVRLAESLAALHGGGLPTLRDLRDAAQTLLGRGELAVVAEELARVEIGTAIGELAEGVSQTPIQDDLNRQLKRLKLEKYKSVVANDLILDLRENRRVTSKESAYLDLNRSFLFHRLKLLGIDFVKARPSGQEQGAWAEHWVVQWAPEVEIQVVESTLLGETVEVAAAYMLQQKLAGCSSIAEASTLIRIAYECGMIHQMEAGRQTLQKLAVDSRDVVQIAAASRELSVLIRFGGIRRMDTEPLVPLLQQLFMRACLFLLDGSQCSDEVSGPMITAMNELNSVAMEHAEQVDEELWLQELGHLSERDDLNARLSGYACAVLMERNAISAGQCAEEVSRRLSPGIPADLGAGWFEGLSMRNRYALLSRLSLWEQLNEYIQSLEDDEFTRALVFLRRAFSSFSAKEKTMIAELLGELWGVNAEQAAEILTGDLKEEEAKMIDDLNDFDFEDF; encoded by the coding sequence GTGAATGCTGCCGGCATACATGTTTTTGGAGTTCGGCATTTGTCGCCCGCCGGTGCGAAGCATGTACTGGATTTTCTGGATGAGATCAACCCTACGGCGGTGCTCATCGAAGGGCCGGCGGATGCAAGCGGGGAAATACGTCATCTGACCCAGGCAACAACGAAGCCGCCGATAGCCATATTGGCGTTTACCGAAGAACTGCCCGTACGAACGATTTTGTGGCCTTTTGCGGTATACTCCCCGGAATATCAGGCCATGAGATGGGCGCAGAAGCGCGGAGCTTATGCGGCATTCATCGATCTGCCCTCATCCACAGCCGTTTGCATGCAGGAGCTGCGCCGCAGCTCGGAGGGTGAAGCGGACGGGGAAGAGCTTGGAGGCGAGGATCATGGATCCGGCTCGGGACCAGCTGAGCCGATGGACGAGAGCCGGCCGGACGAAAAATCCGTATATGAGCTGATTGCCGAGCTTGCCGGCGAATACGATTACGATATGTACTGGGAGCGGAGTTACGAACATAATTTGAGCGAAGGATCTTACCGGAAATCCATATCGGCTTTTTCCATGCAGATGAGAGAACTGTCGGAGGAAAAAGAGCGGCGTGAGGATACTGTGGAATACGCCTACAATGCCGTCCGGGAGTCGTATATGCGCCGTCAGATTGTTGAAGCGATTGCGGCGGGGCATAACCCCGAGCGCATTGTAGTCGTGTGCGGGGCTTACCATGCCTCGGCCCTTAGCGAGTTGTCCAGTCCGATGAGCGACGAGGATTTGAATCAGCTTCCTTCCCGGATAACCAAGCTGACGCTAATGCCATATTCCTATTATAAACTGTCGTCCATTTCCGGTTATGGTGCCGGAAATATCGCTCCCCATTATTTTGAGATGATGTGGGAACGAATGAAGGAGGGCTCTTTAGCGGAATTGCCGCATCATTATTTATCCATGGTGGCGGGCTCGATGAGAAAGAACGGTACCCACCGCTCCACGGCGGAGGTGATCGAAGCCGTCCGGCTAGCGGAGTCGCTGGCAGCGCTCCACGGGGGCGGTCTCCCGACACTGCGGGATTTGCGGGATGCGGCCCAGACGCTGCTTGGGCGCGGCGAACTTGCCGTCGTGGCAGAGGAGCTTGCACGTGTGGAGATCGGCACGGCGATCGGCGAACTGGCGGAAGGCGTCAGCCAGACCCCGATCCAGGACGACCTGAACCGTCAGTTGAAGAGGCTGAAGCTGGAGAAGTATAAATCGGTTGTTGCCAACGATTTAATCTTGGATTTGCGCGAGAACCGGAGAGTAACCTCGAAAGAGTCCGCGTATCTCGATTTGAACCGGTCCTTTTTGTTTCATCGCTTGAAGCTCTTGGGAATTGATTTTGTTAAAGCCAGGCCCAGCGGGCAGGAGCAAGGTGCGTGGGCCGAGCACTGGGTTGTGCAATGGGCACCGGAGGTTGAAATTCAGGTCGTTGAATCGACGCTGCTGGGGGAGACGGTAGAGGTGGCTGCCGCTTATATGCTCCAGCAAAAGCTGGCGGGCTGCAGCTCGATTGCCGAAGCCTCTACGCTTATCCGGATCGCCTATGAATGCGGGATGATTCATCAGATGGAAGCGGGTCGGCAGACCCTGCAAAAGCTTGCTGTGGACAGCCGCGATGTCGTTCAGATTGCGGCAGCTTCCCGGGAGTTATCCGTGCTGATCCGTTTCGGCGGGATCAGGCGGATGGATACGGAGCCGCTAGTACCGCTGCTGCAGCAGCTCTTTATGCGCGCTTGCTTGTTTCTGCTCGATGGCAGCCAGTGCAGCGACGAGGTATCAGGCCCGATGATCACCGCCATGAATGAACTGAACAGTGTCGCCATGGAGCATGCGGAGCAGGTGGATGAGGAACTTTGGCTGCAAGAGCTCGGGCATTTGTCCGAAAGAGATGACCTGAACGCCCGGTTGTCAGGATATGCGTGTGCGGTATTGATGGAGCGGAATGCGATTTCCGCCGGGCAGTGTGCCGAAGAAGTGTCGCGCAGATTATCCCCCGGCATTCCGGCCGATTTGGGTGCAGGATGGTTTGAAGGCTTATCGATGCGGAACAGGTATGCTCTTCTCTCGCGGTTAAGTCTGTGGGAGCAACTGAATGAATACATCCAGTCCCTGGAGGATGATGAATTCACTCGTGCGCTTGTATTTCTACGCCGGGCGTTCAGCAGCTTTTCGGCGAAGGAGAAGACGATGATTGCCGAACTGCTTGGCGAGCTATGGGGCGTGAATGCAGAGCAGGCTGCCGAGATTTTGACCGGTGACCTGAAGGAGGAAGAAGCGAAGATGATTGACGATTTGAATGATTTTGACTTTGAGGATTTTTAG
- a CDS encoding AAA family ATPase, with protein sequence MAAGQEQLQDIMRQPAEILFRHELEALRKEDSGNIPAGWQMSPQSVLKFIVGGKAGKTEITPKYIGNKRLIEMAVATLVTDRALLLIGEPGTAKSWLSENLAAAIYGNSGLVVQGTAGTSEEHVRYSWNYAMLLAQGPTPEALVQSPIMRAMESGGIARFEEISRCASEVQDALISILSEKTLSVPELGKEMNARKGFSIIATANTRDRGVNEMSTALKRRFNIIVLPAPADLNTEIEIVKKRVSEIASSYDLQAAAPADEALLKVVTIFRELRSGMTLDKKEKVKSPAGVISTAEAISLLTNSMALAASFGSGELTDEDLAAGLQGAIVKDDDKDRLVWKEYLDNIMKKRGTEWRGLYNACKEINQ encoded by the coding sequence ATGGCAGCAGGCCAAGAGCAATTACAAGATATCATGCGGCAGCCGGCGGAAATACTGTTCCGTCACGAGCTGGAAGCGCTGCGTAAGGAGGATTCCGGGAACATTCCCGCCGGATGGCAGATGTCGCCGCAATCCGTACTCAAATTTATCGTCGGCGGCAAGGCAGGCAAAACGGAGATCACGCCTAAATATATCGGGAACAAGCGGCTGATCGAGATGGCGGTCGCTACCTTGGTAACCGACCGTGCTCTATTATTGATCGGGGAACCAGGTACGGCCAAATCCTGGCTGTCCGAAAATCTGGCGGCAGCGATCTACGGGAATTCCGGGCTGGTCGTTCAGGGAACGGCAGGAACGAGTGAAGAGCATGTCCGGTATTCGTGGAACTATGCCATGCTGCTCGCACAAGGCCCGACTCCCGAAGCGTTGGTGCAGAGTCCGATCATGCGGGCGATGGAATCGGGAGGGATAGCCCGTTTTGAAGAGATTTCCCGCTGCGCTTCGGAGGTACAGGATGCGCTGATCTCCATTTTGTCCGAAAAGACGTTATCGGTGCCTGAGCTCGGTAAAGAAATGAACGCCCGGAAAGGCTTCTCTATTATCGCCACTGCAAATACCAGAGACCGCGGGGTCAATGAGATGTCAACGGCGCTCAAGCGCCGTTTCAATATTATCGTTCTTCCCGCTCCAGCGGATCTGAATACCGAAATCGAAATCGTAAAGAAACGGGTGTCGGAGATTGCCTCCTCTTATGATCTGCAGGCTGCTGCTCCCGCAGATGAAGCACTGCTCAAGGTTGTGACGATCTTTCGTGAGCTGCGCAGCGGCATGACGCTGGATAAAAAGGAAAAGGTGAAGTCCCCGGCCGGGGTGATCTCGACGGCCGAAGCGATTTCGCTCCTGACAAACAGCATGGCGCTGGCTGCGAGTTTTGGCAGCGGTGAGTTGACGGACGAGGATTTGGCAGCGGGACTTCAAGGGGCGATTGTTAAGGATGATGATAAAGACCGGCTCGTATGGAAGGAATATCTTGATAATATCATGAAGAAACGCGGGACCGAGTGGCGGGGCTTATATAACGCATGCAAGGAGATCAACCAGTGA